In one window of Brassica rapa cultivar Chiifu-401-42 chromosome A07, CAAS_Brap_v3.01, whole genome shotgun sequence DNA:
- the LOC103832396 gene encoding uncharacterized protein LOC103832396 isoform X3 → MMTGGRNYTRLSIDSQKVSGSVCTPRWFFSRERGVKISPSHHLLICFHKRNESISYGGREMLGFLSLLQHPLLLFVFHWIVSFETVFSLFCGVRPFGVSLLVAGYDDKGSQLCQWIRLALTSHGKLRPWERMFRMALEKRYTEDMELDDAILDSVKRLELVKTQRPNLESVFFFLRFKMFKTSTIRSHAHKLTGLE, encoded by the exons ATGATGACCGGCGGGAGGAACTACACACGTCTATCAATCGACAGCCAGAAAGTCTCTGGATCTGTCTGTACCCC ACGATGGTTCTTCTCAAGAGAGAGAGGTGTGAAGATATCACCGAGTCATCATCTTCTTATCTGCTTCCATAAACG TAATGAAAGTATTTCATATGGAGGGAGAGAAATGCTAGGATTTTTATCTCTACTGCAACACCCCCTGCTGCTCTTCGTGTTTCACTGGATCGTCTCATTCGAGACCGTCTTCTCTCTGTTCTG TGGTGTGAGGCCGTTTGGAGTTTCTCTACTAGTGGCTGGGTATGATGACAAGGGTTCACAGTTGTGTCA GTGGATCCGTCTGGCTCTTACTTCTCATGGAAAGCTTCGGCCATGGGAAAGAATGTTTCGAATGGCTCTTGAGAAGAG GTACACTGAAGACATGGAACTTGATGATGCCATTCTTGATTCTGTAAAACGTTTGGAACTTGTTAAGACTCAGAGACCCAATTTagaatctgttttctttttcctaCGTTTTAAAATGTTCAAAACTTCCACAATCAGAAGTCATGCACACAAATTAACTGGGCTAGAATGA
- the LOC103832401 gene encoding uncharacterized protein LOC103832401 has product MSGAQGAEPMGSKTATTYESVEGGQNKTKLDLRSREDEGGIKVDKQEDKVPEAAGLGGPVFGAGKDDKKQDLGVTGTG; this is encoded by the coding sequence ATGTCGGGAGCGCAAGGAGCAGAGCCGATGGGATCAAAGACGGCGACAACGTACGAGTCGGTGGAAGGAGGACAGAACAAGACAAAGCTTGATTTAAGGTCAAGGGAAGACGAAGGTGGAATTAAAGTTGATAAGCAAGAAGACAAGGTTCCTGAAGCTGCTGGTCTAGGTGGACCTGTCTTTGGCGCTGGTAAGGACGACAAGAAGCAGGATCTTGGTGTTACTGGCACTGGCTAA
- the LOC103832396 gene encoding uncharacterized protein LOC103832396 isoform X1, which yields MMTGGRNYTRLSIDSQKVSGSVCTPFYVMFVSSALRRWFFSRERGVKISPSHHLLICFHKRNESISYGGREMLGFLSLLQHPLLLFVFHWIVSFETVFSLFCGVRPFGVSLLVAGYDDKGSQLCQWIRLALTSHGKLRPWERMFRMALEKRYTEDMELDDAILDSVKRLELVKTQRPNLESVFFFLRFKMFKTSTIRSHAHKLTGLE from the exons ATGATGACCGGCGGGAGGAACTACACACGTCTATCAATCGACAGCCAGAAAGTCTCTGGATCTGTCTGTACCCC CTTCTATGTTATGTTTGTGTCGTCGGCTCTCAGACGATGGTTCTTCTCAAGAGAGAGAGGTGTGAAGATATCACCGAGTCATCATCTTCTTATCTGCTTCCATAAACG TAATGAAAGTATTTCATATGGAGGGAGAGAAATGCTAGGATTTTTATCTCTACTGCAACACCCCCTGCTGCTCTTCGTGTTTCACTGGATCGTCTCATTCGAGACCGTCTTCTCTCTGTTCTG TGGTGTGAGGCCGTTTGGAGTTTCTCTACTAGTGGCTGGGTATGATGACAAGGGTTCACAGTTGTGTCA GTGGATCCGTCTGGCTCTTACTTCTCATGGAAAGCTTCGGCCATGGGAAAGAATGTTTCGAATGGCTCTTGAGAAGAG GTACACTGAAGACATGGAACTTGATGATGCCATTCTTGATTCTGTAAAACGTTTGGAACTTGTTAAGACTCAGAGACCCAATTTagaatctgttttctttttcctaCGTTTTAAAATGTTCAAAACTTCCACAATCAGAAGTCATGCACACAAATTAACTGGGCTAGAATGA
- the LOC103832397 gene encoding style cell-cycle inhibitor 1, translating into MEKKKRSRARSEDPSSSSENEERVKRHRGTEKDDERRSRRSEKKKKEKKSHKHHRSSSSKKSKDDKHKKKDAEGDHKLKEGIAELTSEDYFSKNNEFATWLKEKKRTYFNDLTTESARELFSRFVKAWNRGKLESRYYEGISTAPRTAHNWKIKQK; encoded by the exons atggagaagaagaagagaagcagaGCAAGGAGCGAAGATCCTTCTTCGTCTTCCGAGA ATGAAGAGAGAGTTAAGAGGCATAGAGGAACAGAGAAAGATGATGAGAGGAGAAGCAGGAGaagtgagaagaagaagaaggagaagaaatcTCATAAGCACCACCGATCAAGTTCAT CAAAGAAGTCGAAGGATGATAAGCACAAAAAGAAAGACGCAGAAGGTGACCACAAGCTA AAAGAGGGGATCGCAGAGCTAACAAGTGAGGACTACTTCTCTAAGAACAACGAGTTTGCCACATGGCTGAAAGAGAAGAAGCGCACTTACTTCAATGATCTCACGACCGAGTCTGCACGGGAGTTGTTTTCTCGCTTTGTCAAGGCATGGAACAGGGGGAAACTCGAGTCCCGATACTACGAGGGAATCTCCACTGCTCCACGAACAGCTCACAACTGGAAGATCAAGCAGAAGTGA
- the LOC103832399 gene encoding uncharacterized protein LOC103832399 yields the protein MHSTGKINPLAFIRLLSTSSSLVRRNHLSATFTTRCSTLCVNEVKQRVDGVKLSPFEVLRKWGCNDDEISKLFTSRPALQRANVSQLEFKLSLLTPLGITSSDLVKIVSCRPKFFSSRIHLVLDERINYFIDVLGSKEVLRKAIIRNPSLMLYDLDDKIKPAIEFYRGLGFSQEDLVAMLMSRPTVIPRTSFNKGKLEYIHKTGVTRDSKMFKYVAAIIGVTRMETIQEKVANLEKFGLSEDEIWGLCGKCPILLTLSVEKVQRNMTFVVATMKLAASSVLKHPFLLLANLETQIRPRVDLVTRVFEMGMKPLVEDVSIATALRMSEKRFLKVYVMCHQEDVVEELMEFYEKAKNVKRLGVESKKYVRKGFPF from the coding sequence ATGCATTCAACGGGGAAGATAAATCCATTAGCTTTCATCAGATTACTCTCCACTAGTTCAAGTTTAGTAAGAAGAAATCACTTATCTGCCACCTTCACCACCAGGTGTTCGACGTTATGCGTCAATGAAGTAAAACAACGCGTTGATGGTGTTAAACTGAGTCCTTTCGAAGTTCTAAGAAAATGGGGCTGTAACGACGATGAAATCTCGAAGCTTTTCACTAGTAGACCGGCTTTGCAGAGAGCCAATGTCTCTCAGCTAGAGTTCAAACTCAGCCTTCTTACTCCGTTGGGCATCACATCATCCGACCTTGTGAAGATTGTTAGTTGCCGTCCCAAGTTCTTCAGCTCTCGTATTCACCTCGTCCTCGACGAAAGAATCAACTACTTCATCGACGTTCTGGGGTCAAAAGAGGTGTTGCGGAAAGCCATTATTAGGAACCCTTCTCTCATGTTGTATGACCTCGATGACAAGATCAAACCCGCTATAGAGTTCTACAGAGGGTTGGGGTTTAGCCAGGAGGATCTTGTTGCAATGTTGATGTCTCGCCCCACGGTGATTCCAAGAACGAGCTTCAACAAGGGAAAGCTCGAGTACATCCACAAAACTGGGGTCACCAGAGACTCCAAGATGTTTAAATACGTTGCAGCCATCATCGGGGTTACGAGGATGGAGACCATCCAAGAGAAAGTCGCCAACCTGGAGAAGTTTGGGTTATCAGAAGATGAGATTTGGGGTCTGTGTGGGAAATGCCCAATCCTTCTCACTTTGTCAGTTGAGAAAGTTCAGAGAAACATGACTTTCGTCGTAGCAACGATGAAACTCGCGGCTAGTTCCGTGCTTAAGCACCCTTTCTTGCTCCTCGCCAACCTCGAGACTCAGATAAGGCCTCGTGTGGATTTGGTGACGAGAGTCTTTGAAATGGGGATGAAGCCTTTGGTGGAAGATGTGAGCATTGCCACAGCGCTGAGGATGAGCGAGAAACGGTTCTTGAAGGTTTATGTGATGTGTCATCAAGAAGATGTTGTAGAGGAGTTGATGGAGTTTTATGAGAAAGCTAAAAACGTGAAACGGTTGGGTGTAGAATCTAAGAAGTATGTTCGTAAAGGATTCCCTTTTTGA
- the LOC103832394 gene encoding transcription factor MYB63, with product MGKGRAPCCDKTKVKRGPWSPEEDLKLISFIQKFGHENWRSLPKQSGLLRCGKSCRLRWINYLRPDVKRGNFSAEEEEMIIKFHQSYGNKWSKIASKLPGRTDNEIKNVWHTHLKKRLVKSSASPDEPASPCSSDKTQAEDCLNIKTTRDSTTSASSGGSNNSNQEDDPNISLMFEYSQFNDIIEEVDKPDLLEIPFDSDLDIWSFLDAPNENSSVSRGEEECDEDEVKKWLKHLENELGLEEDDNHQHHKEGAQDKDSSLLKTYELMIH from the exons atggggAAAGGAAGAGCACCTTGTTGTGACAAGACCAAAGTGAAGAGAGGTCCATGGAGCCCAGAAGAAGACTTGAAACTCATCTCTTTCATTCAAAAGTTTGGTCATGAGAACTGGAGATCTCTCCCCAAACAATCTG GTTTGTTGAGGTGTGGAAAGAGTTGCCGTCTAAGATGGATTAACTACCTCAGACCAGATGTGAAGCGTGGTAACTTCAgtgcagaggaagaagaaatgatCATCAAGTTTCACCAGAGCTATGGAAACAA GTGGTCGAAAATCGCTTCTAAACTTCCAGGACGTACAGATAATGAGATCAAGAATGTGTGGCATACACATCTAAAGAAAAGACTGGTTAAGAGTTCAGCAAGTCCAGATGAACCGGCCTCTCCTTGTTCTAGCGATAAGACTCAAGCAGAAGACTGTTTGAACATAAAGACAACTCGTGATTCTACTACTTCAGCGTCTTCTGGTGGTTCCAACAATTCAAACCAAGAAGATGATCCAAATATAAGTCTTATGTTTGAGTATAGCCAGTTTAATGATATTATAGAAGAGGTGGACAAGCCCGACCTACTGGAGATCCCTTTTGACTCAGATCTTGACATCTGGAGTTTCTTAGATGCTCCAAACGAGAACAGTTCAGTTTCAAGGGGAGAAGAAGAGTGTGATGAGGATGAAGTCAAGAAATGGTTGAAGCACTTGGAAAATGAACTCGGGTTAGAAGAAGATGATAATCATCAACATCATAAAGAGGGAGCACAAGACAAAGATTCATCACTCTTGAAGACCTACGAGCTCATGATACATTAA
- the LOC103832400 gene encoding thiosulfate/3-mercaptopyruvate sulfurtransferase 1, mitochondrial, which produces MASTLFSRAFLAASRRLITPSLLPETTLNLAAFLSKRSFYSQLGAPSTWARRAMASSGVGGKAGYSTSSVPTNEPVVSVDWLHSNLREPDLKVLDASWYMPEEKRNSIQEYQVAHVPGALFFDLDGISDRSTSLPHMLPSEEAFAAGCSALGIENKNGVVVYDAKGIYSAARVWWMFRAFGHNKVWVLDGGLPRWRASGYDVESSASGDAILKASAASEAIEKIYQGQTVSPVTFQTKFQQHLVWSLDQVKKNMEDQTHQHIDARSKARFDGTAPEPRKGIRSGHIPGSKCVPFPQLLDSSQTLLPAEEVKKRFEQEEISLDKPIMASCGTGVTACILAMGLHRLGKTDVPVYDGSWTEWATEPDLPMEGAESSS; this is translated from the exons ATGGCTTCGACCCTTTTCTCCAGAGCCTTTCTGGCTGCAAGTCGCCGCTTGATCACTCCCTCTCTTCTTCCGGAAACCACACTCAACCTCGCCGCGTTCCTGAGT AAGAGATCATTCTACTCTCAGTTAGGCGCTCCCTCTACATGGGCTCGTCGAGCCATGGCTTCTAGTGGAGTTGGGGGGAAAGCTGGATACTCTACATCGTCCGTACCAACCAATGAGCCTGTTGTTTCTGTTGACTGGCTCCATTCTAATCTTAGAGAGCCTGATTTGAAG GTTTTGGATGCGTCATGGTATATGCCAGAAGAGAAGCGGAACTCCATCCAGGAGTATCAG GTTGCTCATGTTCCTGGTGCTCTCTTCTTTGATTTGGATGGAATATCAGATCGGTCAACTAGT TTGCCACATATGTTGCCGTCTGAGGAAGCTTTTGCTGCTGGTTGTTctgctcttgggattgagaacAAAAACGGAGTGGTTGTTTATGATGCTAAGGGGATCTATAGTGCAGCCCGTGTATGGTG GATGTTCAGAGCTTTTGGACACAACAAAGTTTGGGTGCTGGATGGAGGTCTGCCGAGATGGCGTGCTTCAGGTTATGATGTTGAGTCTAGTGCATCAGGTGATGCTATTCTGAAAGCCAGTGCCGCAAGTGAGGCTATTGAGAAAATTTATCAAGGACAAACC GTCAGTCCAGTAACCTTTCAGACCAAGTTTCAGCAACATCTAGTGTGGTCACTTGATCAG GTCAAGAAAAACATGGAGGATCAGACACATCAACACATAGACGCACGTTCCAAAGCCAG GTTTGACGGTACTGCTCCAGAACCTCGTAAGGGAATAAGAAGCGGTCATATCCCTGGAAGCAAATGTGTCCCCTTTCCTCAG CTGCTTGATTCTTCTCAAACACTCTTACCAGCAGAAGAAGTGAAGAAACGATTTGAACAAGAAG AAATCTCACTGGACAAGCCTATTATGGCCTCTTGTGGCACTGGGGTAACAGCTTGCATCCTGGCTATG GGGCTTCACCGACTGGGTAAAACCGATGTGCCAGTCTATGATGGCTCCTGGACTGAATGGGCAACAGAACCAGACTTGCCCATGGAAGGAGCTGAATCTTCTTCATGA
- the LOC103832402 gene encoding disease resistance protein TAO1 produces the protein MALTFLWGVFSFIVFCLGLLRLLHSDRRKKPTHLLHHVTSTTADGSPSLQSPSSRPLWKYDVFLSFRGTDVRKGFLSHLYKALTDNGIHTFRDDAELQRGNFISPALLGAIEQSRFAVVVLSENYATSRWCLQELVHITKCVEKKQMELIPVFFGVDPSHVKRQSGNFAKAFAEHDKRPNKDAVESWRKAMATVGFISGWDSRNWNEESKLIEELVQDLSDRIFSAVSTSDTGEWIGMSTHMRSIYPLMSKDPNDVRMVGIWGMGGIGKTTIAKYIYKGFLSEFYGACLLENVKKEFKRHGPSHLREKILSEIFRKKDMNTWNKDSDVMKQRLQGKKVLLVLDDVDDIQQLEELAGSSDWFGPGSRIVITTRDRRVLDQHDVERIYEVKPLRTTQALQLFSKHAFKQPRPSEDYRELSLDVVEQLGGLPLAIQVVGGSLYRRELKFWEDKLDLLRNNGDNSAFKALKVSYEALDEIEKKIFLYVALCFNGVYMDRVRKVLDLCFVSSRRRVLPTRPSIVALMEKCMISLSKNKLLWVHDLLQDMAEEIICEGKDERPWKRLMLWDFEDINHVFSTNMGDEAIDVESIFLDMSEGNELSITPGIFKKMPNLKLLEFYTNSSVEESRTRMLDGLEYLPTLRYLHWDAYHLKSLPPQFCTSFLVELNLSHSSIQTVWSGSQQDLGNLRSLNLISCKHLNEFPDLSKATNLESLKLSNCDNLVEIPDSSLRQLNKLVHFKLSNCKNLKSLPNNINLKSLRSLHLNGCSSLEEFPFISETVEKLLLNETSIQQVPPSIERLTRLRDIHLSGCKRLMNLPECIKNLKFLNDLGLANCPNVISFPELGRSIRWLNLNKTGIQEVPLTIGDKSELRYLNMSGCDKLMTLPPTVKKLGQLKYLNLRGCVNVTESPNLAGGKTMKALDLHGTSITEKLVGSNSEEPPQCEVPVIRRFFMRNVREHIKKRKSNR, from the exons ATGGCTCTGACTTTCCTCTGGGGCGTTTTCTCCTTCATCGTCTTCTGCTTAGGACTACTACGACTCCTTCACTCTGACAGGAGAAAAAAACCAACGCATCTTCTGCATCATGTAACTTCCACAACTGCTGATGGTTCTCCATCTTTGCAGTCACCCTCGTCCCGGCCTTTGTGGAAGTACGATGTGTTCCTCAGTTTCAGGGGAACAGATGTACGGAAAGGATTTCTCAGCCATCTCTACAAAGCTCTCACCGACAACGGCATCCACACGTTCCGCGACGACGCAGAGCTCCAGCGAGGGAACTTCATCAGCCCTGCTCTCCTCGGAGCCATCGAGCAGTCAAGATTCGCTGTCGTTGTCTTATCCGAGAACTACGCCACCTCTCGCTGGTGTTTACAAGAGCTCGTGCATATCACCAAGTGCGTCGAGAAGAAGCAGATGGAGTTGATCCCTGTCTTCTTCGGGGTTGATCCTTCACATGTCAAGAGACAGTCTGGAAACTTCGCCAAGGCCTTCGCTGAACACGACAAGAGGCCTAATAAAGATGCTGTGGAGTCATGGAGAAAAGCTATGGCCACAGTGGGATTCATCTCCGGCTGGGATTCAAGAAACTG GAACGAGGAGTCAAAGCTTATAGAGGAGCTTGTTCAAGATCTCTCAGACAGAATATTCTCGGCAGTGTCTACGAGTGATACTGGTGAATGGATCGGGATGAGTACACACATGAGAAGTATATATCCTTTAATGAGCAAAGACCCCAACGATGTCCGAATGGTTGGGATCTGGGGCATGGGAGGTATTGGCAAAACCACCATTGCTAAATACATCTACAAAGGATTCTTGAGCGAGTTCTATGGTGCTTGCTTGCTAGAGAATGTAAAAAAAGAGTTTAAACGACATGGACCGTCACATTTACGTGAGAAGATCTTGTCTGAAATCTTTCGCAAGAAAGACATGAACACATGGAACAAGGATTCCGATGTAATGAAGCAAAGACTACAAGGGAAGAAGGTTCTTCTCGTCCTGGACGATGTTGATGACATACAACAGCTAGAAGAGTTAGCTGGAAGCTCTGATTGGTTTGGACCAGGAAGCAGAATCGTTATAACCACTAGAGACAGGCGTGTTCTTGACCAGCATGATGTGGAACGCATCTACGAAGTTAAGCCTCTGAGGACTACACAAGCACTTCAGCTCTTTAGCAAACACGCTTTCAAGCAGCCTCGTCCATCTGAAGACTACAGAGAGCTCTCCCTCGACGTTGTGGAGCAGCTTGGTGGTCTTCCACTAGCTATTCAAGTCGTTGGGGGATCTCTATACCGTCGAGAGCTGAAGTTTTGGGAAGACAAACTGGATTTACTTAGAAACAACGGCGATAACTCTGCTTTCAAGGCGTTGAAAGTAAGTTATGAAGCGTTGGATGAGATTGAAAAGAAGATTTTTCTTTACGTTGCGCTTTGTTTCAACGGAGTGTATATGGACCGTGTTAGAAAAGTACTAGACCTTTGTTTCGTGTCTTCCAGGAGACGAGTGTTACCGACCAGACCGAGCATTGTAGCTCTGATGGAGAAGTGTATGATTAGCTTGtcaaaaaataaacttttgtgGGTTCATGACTTGCTCCAAGACATGGCTGAGGAAATTATATGTGAAGGCAAAGATGAGAGGCCATGGAAACGTTTAATGCTGTGGGATTTTGAAGATATCAATCACGTTTTTTCCACCAATATG GGAGATGAAGCAATTGATGTTGAAAGCATATTCTTAGACATGTCTGAAGGAAATGAGCTTAGTATTACCCCTGGGATCTTCAAGAAGATGCCAAATCTCAAGCTGCTTGAATTCTACACTAACTCCAGCGTTGAAGAGAGCAGAACAAGGATGTTAGATGGTCTTGAATACCTTCCTACGCTTCGGTATCTTCACTGGGATGCTTATCATCTAAAGTCTTTACCACCTCAGTTCTGTACTAGTTTTCTAGTTGAACTCAACCTCTCTCACAGCTCAATACAAACAGTTTGGAGTGGAAGTCAG CAAGATCTTGGGAACTTACGGAGCCTAAACCTCATAAGCTGCAAGCACCTAAACGAGTTTCCAGACCTTTCAAAGGCAACTAATCTCGAGTCTCTCAAGCTCTCAAACTGTGACAACTTGGTGGAGATCCCTGACTCATCTCTTAGACAACTCAACAAACTCGTCCACTTCAAGTTGAGCAACTGCAAGAATCTAAAAAGCCTCCCAAACAACATCAACTTAAAATCCCTCAGGTCTCTACATCTAAACGGGTGCTCTAGCCTAGAAGAGTTCCCATTCATCTCAGAAACCGTCGAGAAGCTGCTTCTCAACGAGACATCTATCCAACAAGTACCACCATCAATCGAACGTCTCACTCGTCTCAGAGATATACATCTCTCTGGCTGCAAGAGACTGATGAATCTCCCAGAGTGTATCAAGAACCTAAAGTTCCTCAACGATCTTGGCCTCGCAAACTGTCCTAACGTCATATCGTTCCCAGAACTCGGAAGGAGTATAAGATGGTTGAATCTGAACAAGACGGGTATACAAGAAGTGCCTCTGACGATAGGGGACAAGTCAGAGCTCCGTTACTTGAACATGTCTGGATGTGACAAGCTCATGACCCTTCCTCCAACGGTGAAGAAACTGGGACAGCTTAAGTACTTGAATCTTCGCGGTTGCGTTAATGTCACCGAGTCTCCTAACCTCGCTGGAGGCAAAACAATGAAGGCTTTGGACTTGCATGGAACATCGATAACAGAGAAACTGGTTGGCTCCAACAGTGAAGAGCCTCCTCAGTGTGAAGTACCCGTGATAAGACGGTTCTTTATGAGGAACGTTCGAGAACACATCAAGAAACGCAAATCCAACAGATGA
- the LOC103832396 gene encoding uncharacterized protein LOC103832396 isoform X2 has product MMTGGRNYTRLSIDSQKVSGSVCTPFYVMFVSSALRRWFFSRERGVKISPSHHLLICFHKRNESISYGGREMLGFLSLLQHPLLLFVFHWIVSFETVFSLFCGVRPFGVSLLVAGWIRLALTSHGKLRPWERMFRMALEKRYTEDMELDDAILDSVKRLELVKTQRPNLESVFFFLRFKMFKTSTIRSHAHKLTGLE; this is encoded by the exons ATGATGACCGGCGGGAGGAACTACACACGTCTATCAATCGACAGCCAGAAAGTCTCTGGATCTGTCTGTACCCC CTTCTATGTTATGTTTGTGTCGTCGGCTCTCAGACGATGGTTCTTCTCAAGAGAGAGAGGTGTGAAGATATCACCGAGTCATCATCTTCTTATCTGCTTCCATAAACG TAATGAAAGTATTTCATATGGAGGGAGAGAAATGCTAGGATTTTTATCTCTACTGCAACACCCCCTGCTGCTCTTCGTGTTTCACTGGATCGTCTCATTCGAGACCGTCTTCTCTCTGTTCTG TGGTGTGAGGCCGTTTGGAGTTTCTCTACTAGTGGCTGG GTGGATCCGTCTGGCTCTTACTTCTCATGGAAAGCTTCGGCCATGGGAAAGAATGTTTCGAATGGCTCTTGAGAAGAG GTACACTGAAGACATGGAACTTGATGATGCCATTCTTGATTCTGTAAAACGTTTGGAACTTGTTAAGACTCAGAGACCCAATTTagaatctgttttctttttcctaCGTTTTAAAATGTTCAAAACTTCCACAATCAGAAGTCATGCACACAAATTAACTGGGCTAGAATGA
- the LOC103832396 gene encoding uncharacterized protein LOC103832396 isoform X4 yields the protein MMTGGRNYTRLSIDSQKVSGSVCTPFYVMFVSSALRRWFFSRERGVKISPSHHLLICFHKRNESISYGGREMLGFLSLLQHPLLLFVFHWIVSFETVFSLFWWIRLALTSHGKLRPWERMFRMALEKRYTEDMELDDAILDSVKRLELVKTQRPNLESVFFFLRFKMFKTSTIRSHAHKLTGLE from the exons ATGATGACCGGCGGGAGGAACTACACACGTCTATCAATCGACAGCCAGAAAGTCTCTGGATCTGTCTGTACCCC CTTCTATGTTATGTTTGTGTCGTCGGCTCTCAGACGATGGTTCTTCTCAAGAGAGAGAGGTGTGAAGATATCACCGAGTCATCATCTTCTTATCTGCTTCCATAAACG TAATGAAAGTATTTCATATGGAGGGAGAGAAATGCTAGGATTTTTATCTCTACTGCAACACCCCCTGCTGCTCTTCGTGTTTCACTGGATCGTCTCATTCGAGACCGTCTTCTCTCTGTTCTG GTGGATCCGTCTGGCTCTTACTTCTCATGGAAAGCTTCGGCCATGGGAAAGAATGTTTCGAATGGCTCTTGAGAAGAG GTACACTGAAGACATGGAACTTGATGATGCCATTCTTGATTCTGTAAAACGTTTGGAACTTGTTAAGACTCAGAGACCCAATTTagaatctgttttctttttcctaCGTTTTAAAATGTTCAAAACTTCCACAATCAGAAGTCATGCACACAAATTAACTGGGCTAGAATGA
- the LOC103832398 gene encoding proteasome subunit alpha type-2-A — translation MFSVQTLLYKKSKAFNFHYFLRLSLPSSLFDPYIEGFFEVSLRCAMGDSQYSFSLTTFSPSGKLVQIEHALTAVGSGQTSLGIKASNGVVIATEKKLPSILVDEASVQKIQHLTPNIGVVYSGMGPDFRVLVRKSRKQAEQYNRLYKEPIPVTQLVRETATVMQEFTQSGGVRPFGVSLLVAGYDDKGPQLYQVDPSGSYFSWKASAMGKNVSNAKTFLEKRYTEDMELDDAIHTAILTLKEGFEGEISSKNIEIGKIGADKVFRVLTPAEIDDYLAEVE, via the exons ATGTTCTCAGTGCAAACTCTTTTGTACAAGAAATCAAAAGCTTTTAACTTTCACTACTTCCTTCGTCTCTCTCTCCCTTCGTCGTTGTTCGATCCGTACATCGAAG GTTTTTTTGAGGTAAGCTTAAGGTGTGCAATGGGAGACAGTCAGTACTCGTTTTCTCTCACTACGTTCAG CCCATCAGGGAAGCTTGTTCAGATAGAACATGCTCTAACAGCTGTTGGATCAGGCCAAACATCTCTGGGAATCAAAG CTTCAAACGGAGTTGTCATTGCAACAGAAAAGAAGCTTCCCTCTATTTTGGTTGATGAAGCGTCT GTTCAAAAGATTCAGCATTTGACTCCCAACATTGGAGTTGTTTACAG TGGTATGGGTCCTGATTTCCGAGTTCTTGTACGAAAGAGTAGGAAGCAGGCTGAGCAATATAACCGATTGTACAAA GAACCTATTCCCGTTACGCAACTTGTAAGGGAAACAGCTACTGTGATGCAAGAGTTCACTCAATCAGG TGGTGTGAGGCCGTTTGGAGTTTCTCTACTAGTCGCTGGGTACGATGACAAGGGTCCACAGTTGTATCAG GTGGATCCTTCTGGCTCTTACTTCTCATGGAAAGCTTCGGCAATGGGAAAGAATGTATCGAATGCTAAGACATTTCTTGAGAAGAG GTACACTGAAGACATGGAACTTGATGATGCCATTCACACTGCCATATTGACATTGAAGGAAGG ATTTGAGGGGGAAATCTCAAGCAAAAACATTGAGATTGGCAAAATTGGTGCTGACAAAGTGTTCAG GGTGCTAACTCCGGCAGAAATCGATGATTACTTGGCTGAAGTCGAGTAA